The DNA window GCTACATAGTACAAtttatttgtaattatttggtttacatgtggtatcagagccgccCTCTAACCATGTTGTCTAACATATAACTTCATGGTTTGTTGGCAATGTGAgaatcaaatccaatttgccATGGGATCTATGTATCCATTATCTCAATGATTGAGAATTAATGGCTAATCCCATGTATATGTATCATCCTTGtgatgatttatttggtcatgcAAGTGTGTATCGTACATATATTGTTAGTATGattttttatcttcatttggTTATGCTTGTATATGACAACGTAACTAATTATATCTTGCATGAGTTATGGTTAGTATATTTTTGCCTTTTGACTTTGCATTATGTATGCTAAAATATCATAAAGGTTGAACTTTACTTTTGGGGCATTTTATGAGTTCTATTTAAATGACTCCATGCCTCCTGAAATTGGCATTGGCAGTTTGTTTGTTTGCTGCACTTTCACCTAattatttaaaagtataatttgtGATATCTATCAACCTTTCATTTTTGTCACCTATTTAGATGCTATCATAAAGATTTTTGCATCTTGTATTTAAGAGTGGCCACAGCATCTTATATGCGTGTTGCTTAGAATTTTAATCATATAAATGCCTAGTGATTAAATGAATAACATCTAATTAAGTAAGCAAttaatttgttaaaattatCACTTGGCCTGCAGGAAAGTGGTAGTTTTAATAAGATTAGTTGAAATAAGATGGTAAATTTAACATTGTGTTAAAAGATTTTCCTAAAACCACGGGTATGGaaaatttatacttttataatttaaatttacCGGTCTTATTATAAAGAAAGTAAATTCAATGCATGTTTTAATAATCAAGAACTTAATGGGAAGAGacgaaaaaaatattttatttttctctctcGGGTTTCCTGTTTTAGAAATTTAGGGTTCTCTGGTTCCTCGTGCATGGCAGCCGCGGCTGCCCCCTCATCTCAGGGTGGGGGTCTGTCTTCTTCCCCTACGTTCAAGAAGAAGGCATTTTCTGCTTTGTTCCAAGATCGGTTGCCGCCGGAGGTGGTGAAGGTCCAGGCGGCTGTCTCCACCCATCATGGAGAGCCTGCGGTGGTCTTCAATGCGGCAGATATTGCTGTTGTGGCGTCGCCGTTCCGCTTCACGTTGGTTGGGAAGTTTTCCACGGGCCGTCCCCTTTTGCCTGAATTGCGTATGTTTTTCTCTATGCTTGATCTGAAGGACTCAGTGTCTGTTGGTTTATTAGACGCTAGACATGTTTTGCTGCGATTTAATGGAGAGGCAGATTTTCTTCGTGTATGGACAAGAAATGTGTGGTATGTTCATGGGTGTCCTATGCGGGTTTTCAAGTGGAGTTCGAAGTTTCATGTCGATAGGGAATCGTCCCTAGTTCCCGTTTGGTTCAGATTACCCAAGCTTCCTATCCATTTGTTTGCCAAGCCATGTTTGTTTCACATTGTCTCCTGCCTGGGGAACCCGCTGTTTGTTGTTGAGGCAACATCGTCTTTTATTCGTCCGAATGTGGCGCGGGTGTGTGTGGAGGTGGATCTGCTGAAGTCGCTTCCCTCTAGAGTTTGGGTAGACATGAGGGATGGAGATGGATTCTGGCAACCATTGATCCCTGAGAGCCTTCCAAAGTATTGCGGTTTTTGCTATCGTCATGGGCATGAGGAGGGCCACTGCCATGTGAAGTTCCCAGAGATGCGAGTGTCAAAGGGGCCGACTCTGAAGGTCCCTGGTTGTGCTGTAGAATTGGATGATGGGGGTAAGTTGATTGCATTTTCAAAGCCTCTGGTGGGTGCAGGGGAGTCGCTAGATGCGGCTGATGGCAGTGGGGCTGCAGTTTTACCTGGGGTGGAGGAGCTCCCTGTGGCTTTGGAGGGAGCAGTTTCAGGGATGGGCTCTGATGCTCCGTTATTACCTGCGACTGAAGGTGCGGAGCAGATCACTTTGGCTCAGTCCCAACAACCTGGGCTTGCAGGTGTGGTTGTGCCGCGGGCATTAGAACGAACATTATCAGGCAAGTTGTGCTCGGATGCTCTTCTGTTGCCTGCGAATGTAGAGCAGATCTTTTCTGCACAACCCCAACAGCTTGGGCTTGAACGTATGGTTGTGACGAGGGGTGAGTTAGAATCAGGTTTGGGGTCAGCTGCTGCGCCAGTTTTGACAATAGATTTGGGTGTCCTGCCTGCCAATCCACCGTCGTCCCCGTTTCAGGTGGCGGAGCTGGTGGAGGAGGCGATTGCTTCCGCTGCTGACAACCTCATTCACAGGTTGGCTGATCAAGTAATCGACAACTCCGATGAGTCGTCCATAGGGGCTGACCTGGAATTGGGGGAGCTTGGGAGAGGTGGTCTTGAGCTGGCGGGTTCAATGGAGCAGGTCAGGGTGGAGGTGAGGGAGCAACAGGGGGCTATGGTCGCTAACCTTAATCTTTCTCCTCGCAAGGCGGATGTTAGGGATGTGGTGCAGACGCGGTTGGATGCTTTGGAAAACCCAGAGGAGTGGCAAACGGTGGTGAGCCGTCGCAATAGGAGAAAAGGTGATTCACCCCCCCCTTACTTTCTACGACCACGATCATGATTAAGGCTATGTTTTGGAACGTCAGAGGAGTGGATAATGCTCTCACCATTGCACGTTTGAGGAAGTTGAAGCGGATGCATCAGGTTTCTTTGTTAGCGATGTGCGAACCAAAGGCGGGTCGCGAGCGGCTTGATTTTATTCGGAATAGGCTGGGTTTTCGTCATGCTATCTCCAACGATGAGAGTCGGATTTGGGTGATGTACGGGCAAGACTATAGGTGTGATTTGTTGGTCGCCTCACACCAGTTCTTGGCGTTGGAGGTTACACATGCTATTTTTCGTTGCTCTGTTGTAGCGGTCTTTGTCCATGCGTCGTGTGCCTCTCTTGATAGGGAGGCGCTGTGGCAACAGTTAGGAGAGGTGTGCCCTCAAGGGATGCCGGCAATTTTTTTAGGGGATTTTAACGTCATTGTCGGGGCGAATGAAAAGAAAGGGGGTCGCCCATTTCGTGCTAGGGAGTCGGAGCCTTTCCTGAGTTTCATGGAGGGTGCTGAGTTAACAGATTTAGGGTTCTCTGGGTCTCAGTTCACCTGGTGCAATAATCGTTGGGGCAGAGCCATGGTTTGGAAATGCCTGGACAGGGTACTCGTTAACCAGGATTGGTTGAGTTTAGGGGTGAACACGACGGTGGCTCATTTGAATAGGGTTGCCTCTGATCATTCCCCCTTGTTATTGTCTTGTTCTTTGGCCATGGGTGGGGCGCCTAAGAGTTTTCGTTTCTTGGACGTTTGGAGGTCACATGTGGATTTTCATAATGTAGTTCGTCAAGCGTGGGAGGTGGAGTGTGATGGGCGGCCCATTCGGGTTCTACTCGCGAAGTTAAAGGCGGTCAAGCAGGCTTTGCGTACATGGAATAAGGAGACATTTGACAACATTTTTGACCGTGTCAAGGAAGATGAGGCAACAGTGTTAGCACTGGAACGCTCTTTGGAGGAGTGTCCCTCGGGGGCGGGTGAATTCCAGCTCCTCTGGGCGCAAGGGGCGCTCAAGATGTCCCTGTTACGGGAGGCCGCTTACTGGCGTCAGAAGGCACGGCTTCGGTGGCTTAGGGAAGGCGATGCCAATTCCAAATTCTTCCATGCGCAAGTAAAGCAGCGGAGGGCTCGGTCTTTCATCCATCGGATGAAGGATACAAATGGGGTATGGACGGAAGAGCCCTCCAGGATTGAAGAGATGGCGACCACTTTCTTTGCGGACATTTTGTCACAACCAGGACATGGGCCGATGGATCTTTCAATGCTAGAGGTTATACCTTCGGTTATCACTGTGCAAGATAACATGGAGCTCCAGCAGTTTCCGACGGAGGAGGAAGTCAAGGCTGTGGTTTTTCAACTAGATGGTGGTAGTAGTCCGGGTTCGGATGGTTTCACAGGATCATTCTTCACTTCATGTTGGGATATTGTGAAGGGGGAGGTTTATCGGGCtgtttgtgatttttttgtAGGTGCGGAGCTGTCTTGGGGGTACACTGCTACGTGGTTGGCCCTGATCCTTAAGACTCCTGGGCCGTCATCCTTCTCAGACTTTCGCCCTATCAGCTTGTGTAACTTTGTTAATAAAATTATGTCTAAGCTGTTGGCGCGACGTTTGGAGCGTGAGTGGCTTTGTGAAGGGTCGCCAGATATCGGATAACATACTTTTGGCCTTAGAGATGTGTTCAGCCTTGGGGAAGAAGGTACGGGGATCCAATGTTATCCTTAAATTGGACATGGCCAAGGCATATGATCGGGTATCGTGGAATTTCTTGATCCAGGTCATGCGTAGGTTTGGGTTTGGGGAGCAATGGCTGGATATGGTTTGGAGGTTAATTTCTTCGTTCCACTTCTCAGTATTGGTTAACGGAAAGCCGTGTGGTTTTTTCCGTTCGTCTCGGGGTCTACGGCAAGGGGACCCATTATCTCCGGCTTTATTTACTATAGCAGCTGAGGTGTTGTCTAGAAGCTTGAATGAGTTACCGGGGGAGTCGAGGTTTGCTCCGTTCTTCGTGACGCGGGAATGCCCTCCTCTCATGCATCTTGCTTATGCAGATGACGTAATAATCTTCTCCAACGGTGGTAAACGGTCCCTTGGGTGTGTCATGCGGGTGCTGGAGGGCTATCAGGGGGTGTCTGGGCAGTTGGTGAATGTTGCGAAGAGCTGTTTTTTGGTAGATAGGAGGGTCTCGTTGGTCCGTAGGAGGTTAATTGCGCAGGTCACTGGGTTCCCCGCTAAGAGTTTGCCAGTAACCTATTTGGGTTGCCCATTGTTTGGGGGGAGAAGAGTGAGGTCTTTATTCGCTGAGTTACTCTCCAAAGTATCTCACCGAATTTCATCTTGGCAGGGCCGATGGTTATCAATGAGTGCGCGGGCATTGCTTATTAAGCATGTATTGTCGTCCATGCCGATTCATATGCTGGCAGTTTTGGAACCTCCAAGGGGGGTTATCTCTGACCTCGAGCGGATGGTTGCTAGATTCTTTTGGGGCGAATCGGAATTTGGTGCCAAACGTCATTGGGCGAAGTGGGAGAAGATTTGCTTCCCGGAGGAGGAAGGGGGGGTTGGGTTTCGGTCCCTCCAGGCGGTCGTTGCGGCGTTCTCCTGTAAATTATGGTGGATGTTTCGGTGTGGTCAATCTCTTTGGGCGAAATTTATGAGAGCACGATATTTTGGGTCTCGACACCCGAATCAAGCTCCGTTTCCTGCTCAGCTGTCTGCTAGTTGCAAGCGTATGCTTGGGGTCCGGTCGTCGATGGAGCAATGGTTAAAGTGGGATCTGTCTAGGGGAGAGGTGGCTTTTTGGTGGGACAACTGGAGTGGTTTGGGCCCTTTGGCATGGCGGTATCCTGATTTGGCGTCAAATGCGATGGTCTCGGATTTTTTACGAGAGGGTCAATGGGACTACTTGGCTTTAGCGGGGTTCCCCTCGGAGATTATAGAAATGGTTCAGGGGtccttcttttgttttggatCGGACCCGGATGCTTTGGTCTGGAGCTTGGATCCCTCAGGGGTTTTTTCGTTGAGGTCTGCTTATCAGCTTGTTCGCCCGGCTCGGGCTCGCTCCTGGGTGTGTTCCTATATTTGGCAGTCGTCCGTTCCACGGAAATTTTCCTTCTTCATGTGGCGTTTACTAAATGGCCATCTGCCAGTGGATGATGTGCTGCGGAAATTCCAGATTCATGGTCCTTCTAAGTGTCATTGTTGCTTGCCGGCCCAAGGTGAAACGTTGCAGCATGTGTTCTCTACTGGTCAATTGGCGGGTGTGACTTGGATGTTCTTTGAGCGCTCCTTAGGAGTGTCTGTACGAGGTGTGGCCGTTAGGTCTCGATGTTCTGATTGGTGGATGTCCCCTGTTAAAGGGAAGGCGCTCCGCTGGGTGTCCCGGATTCTTCCGGTCCTTATTCTATGGTTCTTATGGCGTGCCAGGAATGCATCCAGGTTTGAGGGGTGCAAGGTTTCTGGGGTTCAGGTTCGGGTTTCTATCTGTTCCGAATTGCAAAGGTTAGCTCAAATCCACTTTCCAGGGATCGCGCTTTTGCCTTGCCAGTGGGAGGGGTTCCTAGAGGTTTTGTCTTCGGCCAGAAGGGTGTTAGTAGCTAAGGCGGTGAGGTGGACTTTCCCTGTGGAGGGTTCTTTTAAGCTTAACACTGACGGTTGTTCTACGGTCGGTGGTAGTGGGGGCGGTGGGGTGATTAGGGATTCGAGGGGAAAACTCATTATTGCTTTTGCGGATTCTTTTGGCTCTCTGGATTCCCTGCAGGCTGAGGCTCGGGCTCTCTTGTTAGGGCTTCAGCTGGGGTACAGCTTAGGGATTTCGCAGATGTTTGTTGAATCTGATTGCTTGGTCTTAGTCAATTGTTTAAAGGGGGTTTGGGGGGTTCCTGCGGTGATTCGGCCAGTTGTTCGTGCTGTTCGTCTGGTTACTTCTGCTGGCCATCAGTTTGGTCATTGCTACCGGGAGGGGAACATGGTGGCGGACTCGCTCGCAACGTTTGGGGTGGAGTGTGGCTCTCGATCTATTTTCACGTCAGCGTCTCAGTTGCCCCTGCGCTCCAGGGGGCTTTTATCTCTGGACAtgcagaatttttgtagttttcgTTTTTCTCTTAGGATGTAGGGATCTGGATGATTCCTTGGCGTTGTGTTCTGGTTTTGATGAATAAAACAGGTTtgtttttataaaataaaaaaaataaaaaaaataaattctattagtagacatatataattattagtataattgataatatcaattatattgcatatattaatatacattatataatacatataactaataatatcattatcataagtttataactaattaaattaaatattatatatataattatatacatatatatttatttttttttttgcgggtggcggggcAGAGGTATAATtccccgccccccgccccgtttctaaatgGGGGGAAAAATTCCCCCCACCCCCGCCCCTGCCCCAACTCCTGCCACAA is part of the Coffea eugenioides isolate CCC68of chromosome 6, Ceug_1.0, whole genome shotgun sequence genome and encodes:
- the LOC113773831 gene encoding uncharacterized protein LOC113773831 yields the protein MIKAMFWNVRGVDNALTIARLRKLKRMHQVSLLAMCEPKAGRERLDFIRNRLGFRHAISNDESRIWVMYGQDYRCDLLVASHQFLALEVTHAIFRCSVVAVFVHASCASLDREALWQQLGEVCPQGMPAIFLGDFNVIVGANEKKGGRPFRARESEPFLSFMEGAELTDLGFSGSQFTWCNNRWGRAMVWKCLDRVLVNQDWLSLGVNTTVAHLNRVASDHSPLLLSCSLAMGGAPKSFRFLDVWRSHVDFHNVVRQAWEVECDGRPIRVLLAKLKAVKQALRTWNKETFDNIFDRVKEDEATVLALERSLEECPSGAGEFQLLWAQGALKMSLLREAAYWRQKARLRWLREGDANSKFFHAQVKQRRARSFIHRMKDTNGVWTEEPSRIEEMATTFFADILSQPGHGPMDLSMLEVIPSVITVQDNMELQQFPTEEEVKAVVFQLDGGSSPGSDGFTGSFFTSCWDIVKGEVYRAVCDFFVGAELSWGYTATWLALILKTPGPSSFSDFRPISLCNFVNKIMSKLLARRLEREWLCEGSPDIG